One part of the Rutidosis leptorrhynchoides isolate AG116_Rl617_1_P2 chromosome 1, CSIRO_AGI_Rlap_v1, whole genome shotgun sequence genome encodes these proteins:
- the LOC139854345 gene encoding uncharacterized protein, whose translation MDAFISEMLKMIEVKNKSIGALAKEIDNVAESKGNREPGTIPSYTVLNPNHKDQGKGHSINMVSTLRSGKKYDNKVGEKEVVQPESSKSPIVLDEEEVSENDNNGEGVKKTEPIMNETGKAGTESKTVPFPKALKPPNQFPYGKKGPQQEDMWETFKQVKINLPLLDVIRQVPSYAKFLKDLCTQKRKQRATLPKKVELTEHLSAVVSGTLPPKFKDPGTPLIAVTVGNVNVKKALLDLGASINILPFCLVNRFELGLMK comes from the coding sequence ATGGATGCGTTCATCTCCGAAATGCTAAAAATGATAGAAGTGAAAAATAAGTCGATTGGTGCATTGGCTAAGGAGATCGATAATGTAGCGGAAAGTAAGGGAAATAGGGAACCAGGTACAATTCCAAGCTACACTGTTCTAAATCCAAATCATAAGGATCAAGGAAAAGGGCATAGCATTAACATGGTAAGTACCTTGAGAAGCGGAAAGAAGTATGACAATAAGGTTGGTGAAAAAGAGGTAGTGCAACCAGAATCAAGTAAGTCTCCTATTGTTCTTGATGAGGAAGAGGtaagtgaaaatgataataatggGGAGGGGGTGAAAAAGACCGAACCAATCATGAATGAGACCGGGAAAGCGGGAACGGAATCAAAAACCGTCCCATTTCCCAAGGCCTTAAAGCCCCCGAATCAATTCCCTTATGGAAAAAAGGGACCACAACAAGAAGACATGTGGGAAACGTTTAAACAGGTTAAGATAAATTTACCACTTCTCGATGTAATTAGGCAAGTCCCATCTTATGCTAAATTTTTAAAGGACCTTTGCACTCAAAAGAGGAAGCAAAGGGCGACCTTACCCAAAAAGGTGGAGCTAACCGAGCACCTAAGTGCGGTTGTCTCGGGTAcacttccacctaagtttaaggacccaGGGACCCCATTGATAGCTGTGACTGTAGGAAACGTGAATGTGAAAAAGGCGTTATTGGACCTAGGAGCTAGCATTAATATCTTACCTTTTTGTCTAGTCAACCGATTTGAATTGGGCTTAATGAAATGA